A genomic segment from Gemmatimonadota bacterium encodes:
- a CDS encoding site-specific integrase, whose product MPRQKRASSEVLLKGVDRYLIPDRRSAVVWRHGAWWLDHRQLKLAAINQSKLTRLHTVTPLRTNAALSAAFEAGDDLLSELSRELRAHQEGASGAGDRLSLVDGYHEWVDARHLADTERAEGATARQQRNIARASVTLIKHAGEALVYLRKQGRVTARVVSSQDTLAYAKVLAKKYKSENSQRSRWKALQAWFSWMIAEKGVQTVGNIFPRGKGPKVTPRVRKDKDTFPVLRDVAATLDALTYLAQLDRRYLPAYIRMHLIAYTGCRLAETAHMRWDGLRLGGEVPSITIIETKRKGHATRVVPLWPRLEAALGYYARRLTLEGAEVPTHGLILRPRVQDISDPAARAAMLERARERKWLTTADRIAALERGHIKAAGSYAPYRALKRAARNGGFVVAGPQHMRAIATTMLEKVLQPGTQQPYPAETVGQLLGHSLRVRGAHYLRNDIDPMKPRTTLDYHGWADVPYWEPGALTKERFRESYHAEPPEVESPKGKKKPRKKKAAKKAAK is encoded by the coding sequence GTGCCGCGACAAAAGCGAGCCTCCAGCGAGGTGCTGCTCAAAGGGGTTGACCGGTACCTCATTCCGGACCGCCGCTCCGCCGTCGTGTGGCGGCACGGCGCCTGGTGGCTCGACCACCGCCAGCTCAAGCTCGCCGCGATCAATCAATCCAAGCTCACCCGCCTGCACACGGTCACCCCCCTCCGCACGAACGCGGCACTCAGTGCGGCCTTCGAGGCCGGTGACGATCTCCTGTCAGAGCTCTCCCGGGAGCTCCGGGCCCACCAAGAGGGGGCCTCCGGGGCGGGCGACCGACTCAGCCTGGTCGACGGATATCACGAATGGGTGGATGCCCGCCACCTCGCCGACACCGAGCGCGCCGAGGGGGCAACGGCGCGCCAGCAACGCAACATTGCGCGCGCGTCCGTCACCCTGATCAAGCACGCCGGCGAGGCGCTGGTGTATCTGCGGAAGCAGGGTCGGGTGACGGCCCGCGTCGTCTCGTCGCAGGACACGCTCGCGTACGCGAAGGTGCTGGCCAAGAAGTACAAGTCCGAGAACTCGCAACGCTCCCGATGGAAGGCGCTGCAGGCGTGGTTCTCGTGGATGATTGCGGAGAAGGGGGTGCAGACCGTCGGCAACATCTTCCCGCGCGGGAAGGGCCCCAAGGTGACGCCGCGGGTGCGGAAAGACAAAGACACGTTCCCCGTGCTGCGGGACGTCGCGGCAACACTCGACGCGCTCACCTACCTGGCCCAGCTGGACCGGCGCTATCTCCCCGCCTACATCCGGATGCACCTCATCGCCTACACTGGGTGCCGGCTCGCCGAGACTGCGCACATGCGGTGGGACGGTCTAAGGCTGGGGGGCGAGGTGCCCAGCATCACAATCATCGAGACGAAACGGAAGGGCCACGCCACCCGCGTCGTGCCGCTGTGGCCGCGCCTCGAGGCCGCCCTGGGATACTACGCCCGCCGCCTTACGCTGGAGGGCGCGGAGGTGCCCACACACGGGCTGATCCTTCGTCCACGGGTCCAGGACATCTCGGACCCAGCAGCGCGCGCGGCTATGCTTGAGCGGGCGAGGGAGCGGAAGTGGCTGACGACGGCTGACCGCATTGCTGCGCTCGAGCGCGGCCACATCAAGGCGGCCGGCTCCTACGCCCCGTACCGTGCCCTGAAGCGCGCGGCCCGGAATGGCGGGTTCGTGGTGGCGGGACCCCAACACATGCGCGCGATCGCCACGACGATGCTCGAAAAGGTCTTGCAGCCGGGCACACAGCAACCGTATCCAGCGGAGACCGTGGGCCAGCTCCTGGGGCACAGCCTCAGGGTCAGGGGCGCCCACTACCTCCGTAACGACATCGATCCGATGAAGCCCCGGACGACGCTCGATTATCATGGATGGGCCGATGTGCCGTATTGGGAGCCAGGCGCCCTGACGAAGGAGCGGTTTCGGGAGAGCTACCACGCCGAGCCGCCGGAAGTCGAGTCGCCCAAAGGCAAGAAGAAGCCTAGGAAGAAGAAGGCGGCCAAGAAGGCCGCCAAATAG
- a CDS encoding AAA family ATPase, protein MGRIPRILLVGGPGQGKSIMLRAVSQAFQREVISIAGTTLSPSGWEGLNLRTVVPPGSGRCVVAIDGLDSAVCMSPRVSGNSLDRLEHQAADIAALADGLLTPGQVPPSWQHVPCLA, encoded by the coding sequence ATGGGGCGCATCCCGCGGATCCTCCTGGTCGGGGGGCCGGGCCAAGGGAAAAGCATCATGCTCCGAGCGGTTAGCCAGGCCTTTCAACGCGAGGTCATTTCCATCGCCGGCACCACGCTGTCCCCCTCTGGGTGGGAGGGCCTGAATCTGCGCACCGTCGTGCCACCGGGAAGCGGGCGCTGCGTCGTCGCGATCGATGGGCTGGATAGCGCGGTGTGCATGTCCCCGCGCGTGAGCGGGAATAGTTTGGATAGGCTGGAGCACCAGGCGGCCGATATCGCCGCGCTTGCCGACGGACTGCTGACGCCAGGTCAGGTGCCCCCATCGTGGCAACATGTACCCTGCCTCGCTTGA